In one window of Pieris brassicae chromosome 10, ilPieBrab1.1, whole genome shotgun sequence DNA:
- the LOC123715762 gene encoding glutathione S-transferase E14-like isoform X2, with protein MENSRNVPILYVDEASPPARFVMMTAYLLNIDLDIRKINLFAGEHKNLSYAKINHLQKVPTLIVEDNAILDSHAAAIYLCQQVTSQELYPKDNIFLQAKVNELHFFNSGTLFRLDSEIMSSYFAGKWPVAKSKIEEWYNALDYIESKLKENTWLTCDKMYLCDLCVMQTISSMLQILPLLDHHKKIKYWLNEFEKLQCIDINKRGLARLKYYIELYKPTNN; from the exons ATGGAGAATTCACGAAATGTGCCCATTCTATATGTTGATGAAGCTTCTCCGCCAGCCCGATTTGTAATGATGACGGcatatctattaaatattgactTGGATATACggaaaatcaatttatttgcaggagaacataaaaatttatcttATGCGAAA ATAAATCATCTACAAAAAGTACCAACGTTAATAGTGGAAGATAATGCAATTCTCGACAGCCATGCTGCAGCCATATACTTATGCCAGCAAGTAACAAGTCAGGAGCTATATccaaaagataatatttttttacaagcaAAGGTTAAcgaattacatttttttaattctggtACACTCTTTCGATTGGACAGTGAAATTATG tcCAGTTATTTTGCTGGAAAGTGGCCTGTAGCGAAATCCAAAATTGAGGAATGGTATAACGCTCTTGATTATATAGAATCAAAgttgaaagaaaatacttgGTTAACTTGTGATAAG ATGTACCTATGTGATCTATGTGTTATGCAGACAATATCTTCGATGCTTCAAATATTACCACTTTTAGATCACcacaaaaagataaaatattggtTAAACGAATTTGAGAAATTACAAtgtattgatataaataaacgtgGATTAGCGAgactaaaatattacattgagTTGTATAAACCAACAAACAATTAA
- the LOC123715762 gene encoding glutathione S-transferase E14-like isoform X1 has protein sequence MVAFITNNISKHHAKLQYLRHLNCKNHNKLFMENSRNVPILYVDEASPPARFVMMTAYLLNIDLDIRKINLFAGEHKNLSYAKINHLQKVPTLIVEDNAILDSHAAAIYLCQQVTSQELYPKDNIFLQAKVNELHFFNSGTLFRLDSEIMSSYFAGKWPVAKSKIEEWYNALDYIESKLKENTWLTCDKMYLCDLCVMQTISSMLQILPLLDHHKKIKYWLNEFEKLQCIDINKRGLARLKYYIELYKPTNN, from the exons ATGGTGGcgtttataacaaataacatcAGTAAACACCATGCAAAGTTACAGTATTTAAGacatttgaattgtaaaaatcATAAT AAATTATTCATGGAGAATTCACGAAATGTGCCCATTCTATATGTTGATGAAGCTTCTCCGCCAGCCCGATTTGTAATGATGACGGcatatctattaaatattgactTGGATATACggaaaatcaatttatttgcaggagaacataaaaatttatcttATGCGAAA ATAAATCATCTACAAAAAGTACCAACGTTAATAGTGGAAGATAATGCAATTCTCGACAGCCATGCTGCAGCCATATACTTATGCCAGCAAGTAACAAGTCAGGAGCTATATccaaaagataatatttttttacaagcaAAGGTTAAcgaattacatttttttaattctggtACACTCTTTCGATTGGACAGTGAAATTATG tcCAGTTATTTTGCTGGAAAGTGGCCTGTAGCGAAATCCAAAATTGAGGAATGGTATAACGCTCTTGATTATATAGAATCAAAgttgaaagaaaatacttgGTTAACTTGTGATAAG ATGTACCTATGTGATCTATGTGTTATGCAGACAATATCTTCGATGCTTCAAATATTACCACTTTTAGATCACcacaaaaagataaaatattggtTAAACGAATTTGAGAAATTACAAtgtattgatataaataaacgtgGATTAGCGAgactaaaatattacattgagTTGTATAAACCAACAAACAATTAA
- the LOC123715761 gene encoding glutathione S-transferase 1-like, with protein sequence MGKVGSKSLSCLQHCTLWKADRSPSCRAVLMALDAMNLSVTEVDVDMDKAEHKSKEIIDMNPFQTLPVFKDRNLILIDSHSINMYLASRYFNCDKMLPKDPGGRAIIDQFMMYNCGTLQPRYRAAADPILYENCRFVSPDQICEIETAYSDLDEILAGRPWITGSLLSIADISIASTISTLNILVPVDKNRFPNLVRWMYKMSEEYFYGTANDKGLEEFSKRIDTGHNCADQFKACPQSSSARRSRPFHLKNI encoded by the exons ATGGGTAAAGTAGGAAGCAAGTCTTTGTCATGTCTaca GCACTGTACTTTATGGAAGGCTGATCGCAGTCCATCTTGCAGAGCCGTGTTAATGGCTTTAGATGCAATGAATCTAAGTGTAACAGAGGTAGATGTAGATATGGATAAAGCTGAGCATAAATCAAAGGAAATTATTGAT atgAATCCTTTTCAAACTTTACCCGTATTTAAAGAcagaaatttgattttaattgacAG tcattcaataaatatgtaccTTGCGTCGCGATATTTCAACTGTGATAAGATGTTACCTAAAGATCCTGGAGGCCGAGCTATAATTGATCAATTTATGATGTACAATTGTGGCACCTTACAACCACGATATCGAGCTGCTGCT GATCCAATTCTATACGAGAACTGTCGTTTTGTATCACCAGATCAAATTTGTGAAATCGAAACTGCCTATTCAGATCTAGATGAAATCCTCGCAGGGCGTCCCTGGATAACGGGTTCCTTGCTTTCAATTGCAGATATTTCTATAGCATCTACAATAAGTACATTAAACATTCTCGTGCCGGTTGACAAAAATAG atTTCCTAATCTGGTTCGTTGGATGTACAAAATGTctgaagaatatttttatggtaCCGCAAATGACAAAGGGCTTGAAGAATTTTCTAAAAGAATAG ATACAGGTCATAATTGTGCCGACCAGTTTAAAGCGTGCCCTCAAAGCTCGTCTGCACGACGCTCTCGACCATTtcatttaaagaatatttaa
- the LOC123715621 gene encoding uncharacterized protein LOC123715621 has translation MSGFQTRDTMPKVGHVTDLREQWLVRADGALAHRLQDREISSHLCENRYRNQQIREDFPVALSEQQDIEHEVKMRELSRRRQAEIDAEIAREMAEINIRKQRRERQSGHTGITQPSSSKIVAPSISDINLDELGLSPSELEEMRRRIEQEEYDARLARQLSHEVDGQEALLADMRCAVEAQDGELARLLQEREYKKLQRAKEKARQKALLKKQQRQAQDVPPEPSQTTLCDAYSNPRDMIRQNGLRLCKSVDSDLNYVEPFEKECIQSKASALQTHELSKQYYARGAGTSSSNVNVSHSHSRSFEAKANSNTPLHHRHPPPPPSTSKKPRFPDPVSIRPASHYPTDNIESYEVNTSIVHSVSENNNLYSSSLSSDNLPPPRLSYDKGDPSKRLSVISDITAEGLAKKKNKQADLHKKRRGCKIQ, from the coding sequence ATGTCTGGATTTCAAACTCGCGATACGATGCCCAAGGTGGGGCATGTAACTGACCTCCGTGAGCAGTGGTTGGTGCGTGCTGATGGCGCATTGGCACATCGTCTTCAGGATCGTGAGATCTCATCGCATCTTTGTGAGAACAGGTATCGTAATCAGCAAATACGAGAAGACTTTCCTGTAGCACTCAGTGAACAACAAGATATTGAACatgaggtgaaaatgcgcGAGTTATCGCGTCGTAGACAAGCTGAAATAGATGCTGAGATTGCGCGAGAGATGGCGGAGATTAATATTCGAAAACAGAGGCGTGAACGGCAATCAGGGCATACAGGAATAACACAACCGAGTTCTTCAAAAATTGTTGCTCCATCTATTTCAGATATCAACCTTGATGAACTTGGTCTGTCTCCTTCAGAACTTGAAGAAATGCGAAGACGTATTGAACAAGAAGAATATGATGCCAGACTTGCCAGACAGTTGAGCCATGAAGTGGATGGTCAAGAAGCCCTCCTTGCTGATATGAGATGTGCAGTAGAGGCTCAAGATGGTGAACTAGCTCGTTTGCTCCAAGAAAgggaatacaaaaaattacaaaggGCAAAAGAAAAGGCTAGACAAAAAGCTTTGCTGAAAAAGCAGCAAAGACAAGCCCAAGATGTTCCCCCTGAACCATCACAAACTACACTCTGTGATGCTTACAGTAATCCAAGAGACATGATTCGTCAAAATGGCTTAAGACTATGTAAATCTGTTGATTCTGACCTGAACTATGTTGAGCCGTTTGAAAAAGAGTGTATACAGTCAAAAGCCAGTGCACTACAAACTCATGAGTTATCTAAACAGTACTATGCACGAGGAGCTGGGACTTCTAGCTCAAATGTTAACGTTTCACATTCTCATTCAAGATCATTTGAGGCTAAAGCTAATTCAAATACACCACTTCATCATAGGCACCCACCACCTCCACCATCCACAAGTAAGAAGCCAAGATTTCCTGACCCAGTAAGTATACGCCCAGCTTCTCACTACCCAACAGATAATATTGAATCTTATGAAGTAAATACATCAATAGTGCACAGTGTTAGTGAAAATAACAACTTATACAGTTCTTCTTTATCTTCTGATAATTTACCACCACCTCGACTATCTTATGATAAAGGTGACCCATCTAAGAGGCTGTCAGTGATATCCGATATAACTGCAGAGGGTCTTGCAAAGAAAAAGAATAAGCAAGCTGATTTACACAAGAAACGTCGTGGTtgtaaaattcaataa
- the LOC123715320 gene encoding dnaJ homolog subfamily C member 2 — translation MTEGETFNNCRTVAIPWPFSKRKVECAGAAFLRYYNIKCHGEDTFLEASTSKDKTEEVVFEDNVEYLRSLDPKEWKKQDHYAVLGMKDLRFKASDDDIKRAYRQKVLKHHPDKRKAQGEEVRSDDDYFTCITKAYEILGTPKNRRSFDSVDPTFDDTVPTASDVKRDGFIKTFSMYFEINARWSEKKNVPLLGDENSSREFVERFYAFWYEFDSWREFSYMDEEEKEKGSDREERRWIEKQNKVARAKLKKEEMARIRSLVDLAYANDPRIQKFKQEDKDKKLAAKRARQDAVQAKKAEEERLLKEAQLAKQKAEEAERAKIEAARAEREMQKKNLRKEKKSLRDLCKTNNYYAQNDNETVSHMAAVEKICELMKLMELQDFIKELEANGRSSFLKTMKDTEDKLEAERHALFENKKVEEHRTKKSAALKAPVEWSVEMTQLLIKAVNLFPAGTNQRWEVVANFLNQHGTFTDERRFNAKEVLNKAKDLQSSDFSKSSLKKAANEEAFDQFEKDKKKVTSTIDDNSISKNDTSKVVNGISPKVNGDVKPPKEEKSWTKTEQELLEQAIKTFPASTGDRWDKIADCIPNRSKKDCMKRYKELVELVKAKKQAANLAK, via the exons atgactGAAGGCGAGACTTTCAACAATTGCCGGACAGTGGCGATACCGTGGCCATTTTCGAAGAGAAAAGTAGAATGTGCTGGTGCCGCATTTTtacgttattataatatcaaatgCCACGGTGaagatacatttttagaagCGTCGACATCTAAAGATAAAACTGAAGAAGTGGTTTTTGAAGACAACGTAGAATATTTGCGAAGCTTAGACCCTAAAGAATGGAAAAAACAAGACCATTATGCTGTTCTCGGTATGAAAGACCTACGTTTTAAAGCGTCTGACGATGACATTAAGAGGGCATATCgtcaaaaagttttaaaacacCACCCTGACAAACGTAAGGCTCAAGGGGAGGAAGTAAGAAGTGACGATGATTACTTTACTTGCATAACAAAAGCATATGAAATTCTTGGCACCCCAAAAAATAGAAGATCATTTGACTCAGTTGATCCAACTTTTGACGATACTGTTCCTACTGCTTCCGATGTCAAAAGGgatggttttattaaaacattctcTATGTATTTTGAAATCAATGCAAGATGGTCAGAAAAAAAGAATGTACCATTATTAGGGGATGAAAACAGTTCACGGGAATTTGTGGAAAGGTTTTATGCCTTCTGGTATGAATTTGATTCTTGGCGTGAGTTTTCTTATATGGATGAGGAGGAAAAGGAAAAAGGTAGTGACAGAGAGGAAAGGAGATGGATAGAAAAGCAAAATAAAGTAGCTCGcgcaaaactaaaaaaagaagaaatggCTAGAATTAGAAGTTTAGTGGATCTAGCATACGCTAATGATCCTAGAATACAGAAATTTAAACAAGAAGATAAAGACAAGAAATTAGCGGCTAAGAGAGCTAGACAg GATGCTGTTCAAGCAAAGAAGGCAGAAGAAGAAAGGCTTCTCAAGGAAGCCCAGCTTGCTAAACAGAAGGCTGAAGAAGCTGAGAGAGCCAAGATCGAAGCAGCAAGGGCAGAGAGAGAAATGCAAAAGAAAAATCTAAGGAAAGAAAAAAAGTCTCTGCGAGActtatgtaaaacaaataattactatgctcaaaatgataatgaaactgTATCCCACATGGCTGCTGTAGAAAAGATTTGTGAACTCATGAAATTAATGGAATTGCAGGACTTTATTAAGGAATTAGAAGCAAATGGTAGAAGTAGCTTTCTCAAGACAATGAAGGATACTGAAGATAAACTTGAAGCTGAACGCCATGcactttttgaaaataaaaaggttgaaGAACATAGAACAAAGAAAAGTGCAGCACTAAAAGCCCCTGTGGAGTGGTCTGTAGAAATgacacaattattaattaaagctgtaaatttatttccagCAGGGACAAATCAAAGATGGGAAGTTGttgcaaactttttaaatcaacATGGCACATTCACTGACGAAAGACGTTTTAATGCTAAAGAAGTTCTTAATAAGGCTAAAGATCTACAAAGTTCTGATTTTTCTAAAAGTAGCCTCAAAAAAGCAGCAAATGAAGAGGCATTTGATCAATTTgaaaaagataaaaagaaaGTAACAAGTACCATAGATGATAACAGCATATCCAAGAATGATACATCTAAAGTTGTTAATGGAATCTCACCAAAAGTCAATGGTGATGTTAAACCTCCAAAAGAAGAAAAGTCATGGACAAAGACTGAACAGGAATTATTGGAACAAGCAATCAAGACATTTCCGGCTAGCACTGGAGACAGATGGGATAAAATAGCTGATTGCATACCAAATAGGAGTAAAAAAGATTGTATGAAAAGATACAAAGAATTAGTAGAACTTGTAAAAGCAAAAAAACAGGCAGCCAATTTggcaaaataa
- the LOC123715252 gene encoding pyroglutamyl-peptidase 1 produces MNDLDYLFKPIVLVTGFGPFINHPINASWEAVKLLKKDEIEKKHKIELVQLELPVTYENVDEFVPALWETHEPKLTIHVGVSKIAKDITIEKQAHRKGYQRVDYFDKCPANNTCCAEGAIRIQTKLNVEKLCSDFNENSVDGSKAVVSLDAGRYLCEYIYYTSLSIDNNRTLFVHVPDLSIYSPEQTAHALEHILDLCLEQLLIPLPQAKEDENV; encoded by the exons ATGAATGACttggattatttatttaaaccaatAGTACTTGTTACTGGATTTGGTCCATTTATAAACCACCCCATAAATGCAAGTTGGGAAGCAGTCAAACTTTTAAAGAAGGATGAAATCGAAAAGAAGCATAAAATTGAACTAGTCCAACTTGAACTACCTGTGACCTATGAAAATGTAGACGAGTTTGTTCCAGCTTTATGGGAGACACATGAACCtaag CTCACAATCCATGTTGGTGTATCGAAAATAGCTAAAGATATAACAATAGAGAAACAAGCTCACCGTAAAGGCTACCAAAGAGTAGACTACTTTGATAAATGTCCAGCAAACAATACTTGCTGTGCAGAAGGGGCTATAAGAATTCAGACTAAACTAAATGTAGAGAAACTATGCTCAGACTTTAATGAAAACTCTGTAGATGGCTCTAAAGCTGTAGTATCATTAGATGCTGGAAG ATATCTTTGTGAGTACATTTATTACACATCTCTCAGCATTGACAATAATCGCACATTGTTTGTACATGTTCCGGATTTATCCATATATAGTCCTGAACAAACTGCACATGCTCTTGAACATATTTTAGACCTGTGTTTGGAACAACTCCTTATACCATTGCCCCAAGCCAAAGAGgatgaaaatgtataa
- the LOC123715253 gene encoding 40S ribosomal protein S9, translating to MVNNRVPSVFSKTYVTPRRPFEKARLDQELKIIGEYGLRNKREVWRVKYTLARIRKAARELLTLEEKDPKRLFEGNALLRRLVRIGVLDEKQMKLDYVLGLKIEDFLERRLQTQVFKAGLAKSIHHARILIRQRHIRVRKQVVNIPSFIVRLDSGKHIDFSLKSPFGGGRPGRVKRKNLRKGQGGGAANDEEED from the exons ATGGTGAACAACCGAGTGCCGTCGGTCTTTTCGAAGACATACGTAACCCCACGTCGTCCTTTTGAGAAGGCGCGTCTTGATCAGGAATTAAAGATCATCGGTGAATATGGTCTGAGGAACAAGCGCGAGGTATGGAGAGTAAAGTACACACTGGCTAGGATCCGTAAGGCTGCCCGTGAGCTTCTAACCTTAGAAGAGAAAGATCCCAAAAGATTGTTTGAAg GTAACGCGCTTCTTCGTCGTTTAGTACGTATTGGAGTGCTTGATGAGAAGCAAATGAAGCTTGATTACGTCTTGGGTTTAAAAATTGAAGATTTCTTGGAACGCCGTCTCCAAACGCAAGTTTTCAAAGCTGGACTGGCTAAATCTATTCATCATGCTAGGATCCTCATTAGGCAGAGACATATACG TGTTCGCAAGCAAGTTGTAAACATCCCATCATTCATAGTCCGTCTGGACTCTGGTAAACACATTGACTTCTCCCTGAAGTCACCATTCGGAGGTGGCAGACCTGGACGTGTCAAGAGGAAGAACCTCCGCAAGGGACAAGGTGGTGGTGCTGCTAACGATGAGGAAGaagattaa
- the LOC123715537 gene encoding protein KRI1 homolog, whose product MTKKKLFDEDSEEDEADLKTENNYAKNYDRWREKEELHKLEQKYGQKPSSDVSGTDSEDESDELPEISEEVETQFLKTLSLLKTKDPRVYDPNYKFFNEKVEKEKEITEDVKKVTFADSDEDDDNPNIFNIEKKAVIEDPAKTEDGKLKKYLTGKADHINEEIEKDLEPLKALWSDPKLNDGEAFLRDYILHKRYLDTEEAEKTDQKIRDDEDLEADEKTVEEQGKFERAYNFRFEEPDDEYLKRYPRTMNFIRPKDDRRSRKRAEIAQRKEEEKKKKMEEIGRMKALKLKEIQEKIAKIKEVTGNEELAFEEADIEGDFDPAEHDRRMKAIFDEQFYGEADDEKPVFPDLDEELEIENWDKFNLEQDNRQNEDGLHCEDEDFNMDADYDPKVAKENLVEELKRDQNKKRRNRKRKSKLAEILAQEKPKFAPQVEKSYAEYMEEYYKMDCEDVIGDLPTRFKYRDVVPNDFGLSIEEILLADDKELTQWVPLKKLVKYRPENIEKSEVNTYRQKAADERLKKKILPSLFKDLPEEPEIVVPVEETILKKKKKKKKNKSKSEDATPTNDTILENQKINSEATIMAEPDKKSKKKKNRESTIESNSVTNELSNVENEDNLISQEINCNDQVQSKKKRNTQSTEEGNIIPNDLSNVGNEDNLISQDINSKNHIQSKKKKKAKNTKEGNIITNELSNVGNEDNLISQDINSKNHIQSKKKKKAKNTIDIVKDNSEHIEISIDDNTKVGKITKDTDKKSKKKHKKVLNNEIATLSVTSSGEINENKSQINGNLDNVNTKNKIKKTKHNKFIVEDVTEASNKASTHARTKNTQKRKANVDNSNIPRKKNKNKKQWKSHDKNENTNPLAKLSDERLKAYGLNPKKYRSFLKYKKF is encoded by the exons ATGactaaaaagaaattatttgaCGAAGATTCAGAGGAAGATGAAGCTGATTTGAAAACTGAGAACAACTATGCAAAGAATTATGATAGATGGCGGGAGAAGGAAGAACttcataaat tgGAACAAAAGTATGGTCAGAAACCCAGTTCAGATGTATCTGGGACAGACAGCGAGGATGAAAGTGATGAGCTTCCAGAAATTTCAGAAGAAGTAGAAACACAATTTCTTAAAACCTTAtccttattaaaaactaaggaTCCTAGAGTGTATGATCCCAATTATAAATTCTTCAATGAAAAGGTGGAAAAggaaaaag aaataactGAGGATGTGAAGAAAGTAACTTTTGCTGACAGTGACGAGGACGATGATAatccaaatatatttaatattgagaAAAAAGCTGTAATAGAGGACCCTGCTAAAACTGag gatggaaaattaaagaaatatttaactgGTAAAGCTGATCACATCAATGAAGAAATTGAAAAGGATTTGGAACCATTGAAAGCTTTGTGGTCTGATCCAAAACTGAATGATGGTGAAGCTTTTCTTAGAGACTACATCCTACATAAGAG ATATCTAGACACAGAAGAAGCGGAGAAAACAGATCAGAAAATCCGCGACGATGAAGATCTTGAAGCTGATGAAAAAACTGTGGAGGAGCAAGGCAAATTCGAGAGAGCATACAACTTCAGATTTGAAGAGCCTGATGATGAATAT ctAAAACGCTATCCCAGAACTATGAACTTTATTCGTCCCAAAGACGATCGTAGATCTCGGAAGCGAGCAGAAATAGCGCAAAGAAAAGAAGAGGAGAAGAAAAAGAAGATGGAGGAGATTGGGCGAATGAAAGCTCTTAAACTGAAAGAGATTCAAGAGAAGATCGCCAAGATCAAGGAAGTCACAGGGAATGAAGAATTGGCTTTTGag GAAGCAGATATAGAAGGAGACTTTGATCCAGCTGAGCATGATAGACGGATGAAAGCAATATTTGATGAACAGTTTTATGGAGAAGCTGATGATGAGAAACCAGTGTTTCCTGATCTTGATGAGGAGCTAGAGATTG AAAATTGGGACAAATTTAATCTGGAACAAGACAATAGGCAAAATGAAGATGGACTACATTGCGAAGATGAAGATTTCAAT ATGGATGCTGACTACGATCCAAAAGTAGCTAAGGAGAATCTTGTGGAGGAATTGAAAAGAGATCAGAACAAGAAGCGCAGAAACAGGAAACGGAAATCGAAACTGGCCGAAATACTTGCACAGGAAAAGCCTaag TTCGCTCCACAAGTGGAAAAGAGTTATGCTGAATATATGGAAGAATACTATAAAATGGACTGTGAGGATGTCATTGGGGACCTGCCGACAAGATTCAAGTACAGAGATGTAGTACCAAATGACTTTGGACTCAGTATTGAAGAG ATTCTGCTAGCAGATGACAAAGAATTGACACAGTGGGTCCCACTTAAAAAACTTGTAAAATATCGTCCGGAGAATATTGAGAAGAGTGAAGTTAACACATACAGACAGAAAGCAGCAGATGAAAGACTAAAAAAGAAGATACTACCCAGTCTGTTTAAGGATCTACCAGA agaGCCTGAAATAGTAGTACCTGTTGAAGAgactattttgaaaaaaaagaagaagaagaagaaaaataaaagtaaatctGAAGACGCAACTCCTACAAATGATACAATTTTagaaaatcaaaaaataaattcagaaGCGACTATCATGGCTGAACCTGATAAAAAgtctaaaaagaaaaagaatcgTGAAAGTACAATAGAAAGTAACAGTGTTACTAATGAATTGTCAAATGTAGAAAAtgaagataatttaattagtcaagaaataaattgtaaCGACCAGGTTCAGTCTAAAAAGAAAAGGAATACCCAGAGTACAGAAGAAGGTAACATTATACCGAATGACCTGTCAAATGTAGGAAAtgaagataatttaattagtcaagatataaattctaaaaatcatattcagtctaaaaagaaaaagaaggcCAAGAATACAAAAGAAGGTAACATTATAACGAATGAACTGTCAAATGTAGGAAAtgaagataatttaattagtcaagatataaattctaaaaaccATATTCAgtctaaaaagaaaaagaaggcCAAGAATACAATAGATATTGTGAAGGATAATTCAGAACATATTGAGATTTCCATAGACGATAACACGAAAGTTGGGAAAATAACTAAAGATACAGACAAGAAAAGtaagaaaaaacataaaaaagttcTCAATAATGAAATCGCTACTTTAAGTGTAACAAGCAGTGGAGAAATAAACGAGAACAAAAGCCAAATAAATGGCAATCTAGATAatgttaatacaaaaaataaaattaagaaaacaaaacataacaaaTTCATAGTAGAAGATGTTACGGAAGCGTCTAATAAGGCAAGCACTCACGCGAGAACTAAAAATACGCAAAAACGTAAAGCCAACGTTGATAATAGCAATATCCCTAggaaaaagaataaaaacaagaaaCAGTGGAAGTCTCACGATAAGAATGAAAATACAAATCCTCTAGCAAAGTTATCAGACGAACGGTTGAAGGCTTACGGGTTAAATCCCAAAAAGTATAGAAGTttcttgaaatataaaaagttttaa